One stretch of Filifactor alocis ATCC 35896 DNA includes these proteins:
- the rapZ gene encoding RNase adapter RapZ, producing the protein MKTIIVTGLSGSGKSEAMNIFEDMGYYCIDNMPPSLIMKFRELGNQNLDYIEKVAFGIDIRGYRFFEDFHAIEQLLESSQHDDIDILFLEAKEEVLVRRYKMSRRSHPLARSQNILEGIREEKKKMKPLRQRADHIIDTGSITTRQLKEKLIQLYQNTEEKQKINLIVNSFGFKHGIPIDSDLVFDVRFLPNPYYVESLKTKTGNEPEVQEYVMNSEESHQFMVYLKQMIDFLIPNYIKEGKTQLLISIGCTGGKHRSVTVANKLYEYLEQKGYRVFRHHRDADKI; encoded by the coding sequence ATGAAGACAATTATTGTAACGGGATTGTCCGGCTCCGGAAAGAGTGAGGCAATGAATATATTTGAAGACATGGGATATTATTGTATTGACAATATGCCGCCCTCCTTAATTATGAAATTCAGAGAATTGGGAAACCAAAACTTGGATTATATCGAAAAAGTGGCATTTGGGATTGATATTCGCGGATATCGGTTTTTTGAAGATTTTCATGCAATTGAACAATTGCTGGAATCATCTCAACATGATGATATCGACATCTTGTTTTTGGAAGCGAAAGAAGAAGTTTTGGTACGGCGATACAAGATGTCCCGAAGAAGTCATCCTTTGGCAAGAAGCCAAAATATTTTGGAGGGAATCAGAGAAGAAAAGAAAAAGATGAAACCTCTTCGTCAAAGAGCCGATCACATTATTGATACAGGAAGTATTACCACAAGACAGTTGAAGGAAAAACTGATACAGTTGTATCAAAACACGGAAGAAAAACAAAAAATCAATTTGATTGTCAATTCGTTCGGATTCAAACACGGAATACCGATTGACTCCGATTTGGTATTTGATGTGAGGTTTTTGCCGAATCCCTACTATGTCGAGTCACTCAAAACAAAGACGGGAAACGAACCGGAAGTGCAGGAATATGTGATGAACTCGGAAGAAAGTCATCAATTTATGGTTTATCTGAAACAGATGATTGATTTTCTGATTCCGAACTATATCAAAGAAGGAAAGACACAACTATTAATTTCCATCGGTTGCACAGGAGGAAAGCATCGTTCCGTTACAGTGGCAAATAAGTTGTATGAGTATTTGGAACAAAAGGGATATCGAGTATTTCGGCATCACAGGGATGCTGATAAAATATGA
- a CDS encoding PHP domain-containing protein has product MEKNRFVQTAEYHTHTFYSDGKGTMEQNVQMARKIGLKTIGISDHGYRHMGFGVKYKDYPKMKEEILRLREKYPDIEILLGVEANILDDSGEIDVDDFILQYVDYVMAGYHFGSAITKMRGLRNHICNYIKPLKNLEIEYNTRALVNAMRRNNLFILTHPGDKGRIDTLEVAKVARETDTILEINTHHPNLSVEQLKLIKDMDLKFSVGADAHHPTHIGILDQAYQNILKSGVSVDKIINLEER; this is encoded by the coding sequence TTGGAGAAGAATAGATTTGTACAGACAGCAGAGTATCATACCCATACATTCTACAGCGACGGGAAAGGTACAATGGAACAAAATGTGCAGATGGCACGAAAGATAGGATTGAAGACGATAGGAATTTCCGATCATGGATATCGTCATATGGGGTTTGGTGTAAAATATAAAGATTATCCTAAAATGAAGGAAGAAATTTTGAGATTGCGAGAAAAATATCCCGATATTGAGATTTTGTTGGGAGTAGAGGCAAATATTTTGGATGACAGCGGAGAAATTGATGTAGATGATTTTATCCTGCAATATGTTGACTATGTGATGGCGGGATATCATTTCGGGTCTGCAATTACAAAAATGAGAGGTCTTCGCAATCACATCTGTAATTATATCAAACCGCTCAAAAATTTGGAGATAGAATACAATACAAGAGCATTGGTTAATGCAATGAGAAGAAACAATCTGTTTATTTTGACACATCCGGGTGATAAGGGGAGGATTGATACCTTAGAAGTGGCAAAGGTTGCAAGAGAAACCGATACCATTTTGGAAATCAACACCCATCATCCTAATTTAAGTGTGGAGCAGTTGAAGTTAATCAAGGATATGGATTTGAAATTTTCAGTTGGAGCAGATGCACATCATCCGACACATATCGGAATATTGGATCAGGCATATCAGAATATTTTGAAATCCGGAGTATCTGTTGATAAGATTATCAATTTAGAGGAACGATAG
- the murB gene encoding UDP-N-acetylmuramate dehydrogenase: protein MQRVGEVMNRQEIRKMLKTVLKEDQISEKESMKKHTSFRIGGDADFLVLPSSIAELQQLMRMLNEKQIPFFVMGNGTNLLVRDKGIRSVVIKLARNISNYGIRGTDIFAEAGLSLSALSRIILEEELTGFEFASGIPGTVGGAMVMNAGAYGGEMKDIVKSVLVMDEKGLIFEMKGEDMEFGYRTSILSKQRLLVLGATFSLEKGNRQEIQEKMDDYALRRNTKQPIQEASAGSTFKRPEGYFAGKLIEDSGLRGVSHRGAQVSQLHCGFVINKGDATCEDVLELINMIKKTVYDKFQVSLEEEVRLVGEE from the coding sequence ATGCAGAGAGTAGGTGAAGTGATGAACCGTCAGGAAATCAGAAAAATGTTGAAAACAGTTTTGAAGGAAGACCAAATTTCAGAAAAAGAGAGTATGAAAAAACACACCTCGTTTCGTATCGGAGGAGATGCCGATTTTTTGGTACTTCCAAGCAGTATTGCAGAGTTGCAACAGTTAATGAGAATGTTAAATGAAAAGCAGATTCCGTTTTTTGTAATGGGAAACGGAACAAATTTATTGGTAAGAGATAAAGGGATTCGTTCGGTTGTAATCAAGTTGGCAAGGAATATCAGTAATTATGGAATTCGAGGAACTGATATTTTTGCGGAAGCGGGATTATCTCTTTCTGCTCTATCCAGAATTATTTTGGAGGAGGAGCTCACAGGGTTTGAATTTGCAAGCGGAATTCCGGGCACCGTAGGCGGTGCTATGGTGATGAATGCAGGTGCTTACGGCGGAGAAATGAAAGATATTGTAAAATCTGTATTGGTGATGGATGAAAAAGGACTTATCTTCGAAATGAAAGGGGAAGATATGGAGTTCGGATATCGTACCAGTATTCTGTCAAAACAGAGATTGCTCGTGCTTGGAGCAACATTTTCTTTAGAAAAGGGAAATCGACAGGAGATTCAGGAAAAGATGGACGACTATGCACTTCGCAGAAATACAAAACAACCGATACAGGAGGCGTCTGCCGGTTCTACCTTCAAACGACCGGAGGGATATTTTGCTGGCAAGTTGATTGAGGATAGCGGATTGCGTGGCGTATCTCACAGAGGAGCGCAAGTTTCTCAGTTGCACTGCGGTTTTGTAATCAACAAGGGAGATGCCACTTGTGAAGATGTGTTGGAGTTAATCAATATGATTAAAAAAACCGTATACGACAAATTCCAAGTCTCTTTAGAAGAAGAGGTGAGGTTGGTTGGAGAAGAATAG
- a CDS encoding UPF0182 family membrane protein, with amino-acid sequence MAKKMRSIDFRKKKLWILIGIFFVLFLISTQLITFATDIVWFRQIGYLSTYLRGVFASLMIGVPTFFGVSLLVYLFFNKTYKDFLVHFNTLEEENQRKPVKRGIALVTFVLSFGFTRAVVSEGWMNMLKAIHGVSFGINDPIFQKDLGFYVFQLSFMNEILLALSSLVVLLFLTTIVFGFLLILYLSPTLLDRHEEEREGIRFIHPEKRLQNQVSTFFVKRLRFFGAMFFLLIAGRSLMLSYFLLYSQRGAVFGAGYTDVAINLWVYRIDAVLASVAGVVLLVRKKLSKKFVLSLIGITLVINLGSTFLETTVQNFVVAPNELSKEKPYIENAIKYTKLAYGLDKIETREFDLKNDMTAEGLSQNQETVMNISLNDYRPTNEAFNQLQGLRGYYRFSDVDIDRYVLDGNLTQVFLSVREMDKSKLEDKAQNWINTKLKYTHGYGLAMAPVNQLTPSGQPEMVMKNVPVQSNYPNLKLEKPQIYFGELAADYVIVNTKELEFDYPKGESNEMTQYQGNGGIPLNFVNRLLFAMRQRDFKILISENITSDSKILIYRDVLGRVKKIAPFLSYDSDIYPVAVNGRVMYLIDGYTVSENFPYSQPIVNRNGTEKMNYIRNSFKVVVDSYDGDVSFYLLDETDPIVKTYAKIFPDLFKPIDTMPEGVKEHLRYPQQLFDIQSEIYSTYHMNDSQVFYNREDQWSIPSEFYGGEESKMESIYSTYRIPGEKQAEFLLSIPYTPKAKQNLTGLLIARNDGEEYGKLILYRMPKDKIIIGPQQMEGKFSNNDKISKDLSLWNSRGSEVLRGHILTIPIDDSLLYIEPLYIRASGENAIPEVKRIIVGYKDQIVMEETLSKALEQIFAPDGKRIVAPTQTVPNTGENGTMSDKIQEAGIKYREAQEALRNGSLSVYQQKVDEIGALIEELEKQQALH; translated from the coding sequence ATGGCGAAAAAAATGCGGAGTATTGATTTTAGAAAGAAAAAACTGTGGATATTGATAGGAATATTTTTTGTATTATTTTTGATTTCTACTCAATTGATTACTTTTGCAACGGATATTGTTTGGTTTCGACAAATAGGATATTTGAGCACTTATTTAAGAGGCGTATTTGCTTCTTTGATGATTGGAGTACCTACCTTTTTTGGTGTCAGCTTACTGGTATATCTTTTTTTCAACAAGACCTACAAGGATTTTTTGGTACACTTTAATACTTTGGAAGAGGAAAATCAACGTAAACCTGTGAAACGGGGAATTGCTTTGGTAACATTTGTGCTGTCTTTCGGTTTTACCAGGGCGGTTGTGTCGGAGGGTTGGATGAATATGCTCAAGGCGATTCACGGTGTTTCCTTTGGCATCAATGACCCTATTTTTCAAAAAGATTTGGGATTTTATGTGTTTCAGCTTTCTTTTATGAATGAAATATTACTGGCTTTGTCCAGTTTGGTTGTGTTGTTGTTTTTGACAACCATCGTGTTCGGATTTTTGTTGATTTTGTATCTGTCACCAACCTTGTTGGACAGACATGAGGAAGAAAGAGAAGGGATACGATTCATTCACCCTGAAAAACGGTTACAAAACCAAGTGTCGACATTTTTTGTAAAACGCCTTCGTTTTTTCGGTGCGATGTTCTTCCTGTTGATTGCAGGAAGAAGCTTGATGTTGTCTTACTTTTTGCTGTATTCCCAACGAGGGGCTGTGTTTGGAGCAGGATATACCGATGTTGCCATCAATCTTTGGGTATATCGCATTGATGCGGTGTTAGCTTCGGTTGCAGGCGTGGTACTTCTTGTTCGAAAAAAATTGAGCAAAAAATTTGTGTTATCCTTGATTGGGATAACTTTAGTTATCAATTTGGGAAGCACCTTCTTAGAAACGACCGTTCAAAACTTTGTTGTTGCGCCGAATGAGTTGTCAAAAGAAAAACCGTATATTGAAAATGCAATCAAGTATACAAAATTGGCATATGGTTTGGATAAAATTGAGACAAGAGAATTTGATTTGAAAAATGATATGACGGCGGAAGGTCTGTCGCAAAATCAAGAGACAGTGATGAATATCAGTTTGAACGACTATCGTCCTACCAACGAAGCATTCAACCAATTACAAGGGTTGCGCGGTTACTATCGGTTCAGCGATGTGGATATTGACAGATATGTGTTGGACGGTAATTTGACACAGGTGTTTTTGTCCGTTCGTGAGATGGATAAGTCAAAGTTGGAGGATAAGGCACAAAACTGGATTAACACAAAGTTGAAGTATACACATGGATATGGGCTTGCGATGGCACCTGTCAATCAATTGACTCCGTCCGGACAACCGGAAATGGTGATGAAGAATGTGCCGGTTCAAAGTAATTATCCGAATTTGAAGTTGGAAAAACCGCAAATTTATTTCGGTGAATTGGCAGCGGATTATGTCATCGTGAATACCAAAGAATTGGAGTTTGACTATCCGAAAGGAGAGTCCAACGAGATGACGCAATATCAAGGGAATGGCGGGATTCCGTTGAATTTTGTGAATCGATTGCTGTTTGCGATGCGTCAACGTGACTTTAAGATTTTGATTTCGGAAAACATCACATCGGACAGCAAAATTCTCATCTATCGTGATGTACTCGGAAGAGTCAAAAAGATAGCGCCGTTTTTGAGTTATGACAGTGATATTTATCCGGTTGCGGTAAACGGAAGAGTGATGTATCTCATTGACGGGTACACTGTTTCAGAAAATTTTCCGTATTCGCAACCAATCGTAAACAGAAACGGAACGGAAAAAATGAACTATATCCGCAATTCGTTCAAGGTAGTGGTAGACAGTTACGACGGTGATGTATCATTCTATCTTTTGGATGAAACGGATCCGATTGTCAAAACTTATGCAAAAATATTTCCCGACCTTTTCAAGCCTATCGATACTATGCCGGAGGGAGTCAAAGAGCATTTGAGATATCCTCAGCAGTTGTTTGATATTCAATCGGAAATTTATTCCACCTATCATATGAATGATTCTCAAGTATTTTATAATCGTGAAGACCAGTGGAGCATACCTTCCGAATTTTACGGAGGAGAAGAGAGTAAGATGGAATCTATCTATTCTACCTACCGAATTCCGGGAGAAAAACAGGCGGAGTTTCTGTTGAGTATTCCATATACTCCGAAAGCAAAACAAAATTTGACCGGATTGCTCATTGCAAGAAACGACGGAGAAGAATACGGCAAATTGATTCTGTATCGCATGCCGAAAGATAAAATTATCATCGGACCGCAACAGATGGAAGGAAAATTCAGTAACAACGATAAAATTTCCAAAGACTTGTCCTTGTGGAACAGTAGAGGTTCGGAAGTGTTGAGAGGTCATATTTTGACAATTCCGATTGATGACAGCTTGCTCTATATCGAACCGCTGTACATTCGTGCATCGGGAGAAAATGCCATTCCGGAGGTAAAACGAATCATTGTGGGATACAAGGATCAAATTGTAATGGAAGAAACACTTTCCAAAGCGTTGGAACAAATTTTTGCGCCGGACGGCAAAAGAATCGTTGCACCGACACAAACCGTGCCGAACACAGGAGAGAATGGTACGATGAGTGATAAGATTCAAGAAGCGGGCATCAAATATCGAGAGGCACAGGAAGCGCTTCGCAACGGTTCGCTTTCGGTATATCAACAGAAAGTGGATGAAATCGGAGCTTTGATAGAAGAATTGGAAAAACAACAGGCATTGCATTAG
- a CDS encoding peptidylprolyl isomerase: MSEVLAKVNGIDITREEFEIMKRSLGKEILKKLQGDNAEDGLLDEMINQKMIYFDAKEKKLDETEEFQKQLEILKENLLIQFGVNKIVEVEPITDEEKRAFYEEHKNVFVQSGEVEASHILVDNEALAREIYIKIDKGIPFEELAEKHSSCPSKSSGGSLGKFGRGQMVPEFESVAFALEENEVSVPVKTQFGYHVIRVDKKYPQQQIAFDLIEPEIEATLLEKKQHEQYVKTIEELHKKYVVQKLK; the protein is encoded by the coding sequence ATGTCTGAAGTATTAGCGAAAGTAAATGGCATAGATATTACAAGAGAAGAGTTTGAAATCATGAAACGGTCCTTAGGGAAAGAAATCTTAAAAAAATTGCAAGGAGATAATGCGGAAGATGGATTGTTGGATGAAATGATTAACCAAAAAATGATTTATTTCGATGCAAAAGAAAAGAAGTTGGATGAAACGGAAGAATTCCAAAAACAATTGGAAATCTTGAAAGAAAACTTGTTGATTCAATTCGGTGTCAATAAAATTGTGGAAGTGGAACCGATTACAGACGAGGAAAAAAGAGCATTCTATGAAGAACATAAGAATGTTTTTGTACAAAGCGGAGAAGTGGAAGCTTCCCACATTCTGGTAGATAACGAGGCGTTGGCAAGAGAAATTTATATCAAGATTGACAAAGGGATTCCTTTTGAAGAATTGGCGGAAAAACATTCAAGTTGTCCGTCAAAATCAAGTGGAGGAAGTTTGGGAAAATTCGGTCGCGGACAAATGGTTCCTGAATTTGAAAGTGTAGCGTTTGCTTTGGAAGAAAATGAGGTTTCCGTACCGGTAAAAACACAGTTCGGATATCATGTCATCAGAGTGGATAAAAAATATCCGCAACAACAGATTGCATTTGATTTGATTGAACCGGAGATTGAAGCAACGCTTCTTGAGAAAAAGCAACATGAACAATATGTCAAAACAATCGAAGAATTGCATAAAAAATATGTGGTACAAAAATTAAAATAA
- a CDS encoding helix-hairpin-helix domain-containing protein has translation MTSKFSKNKKYLFYIAIPIIIYALFQQAKQFYLPKTYPIPIEQQGSSVTSDSDTDEEQQTDTLDSLATSNPTPVVIYVTGAVKNPGVVELNSSQRLKDAIELVGGFTEDADIGSINLAEFVKDEQHYVVTKIGETPSPQTVSSNTGTTTPNTANNNALININTATKEELKSLNGIGDALSQRIIDFREQNGAFSDIESIKSVSGIGEKKFEGIKDYITVQ, from the coding sequence TTGACTTCAAAATTCTCAAAAAACAAAAAATACCTTTTTTACATAGCGATTCCCATTATAATCTATGCTTTGTTTCAACAGGCAAAACAGTTTTATCTTCCCAAAACCTATCCGATTCCTATCGAACAACAGGGCTCGTCTGTCACATCGGACTCCGACACTGATGAGGAGCAACAGACAGATACTCTTGATTCTCTTGCAACCTCCAATCCGACTCCCGTTGTCATCTATGTAACAGGCGCTGTCAAAAATCCGGGAGTGGTAGAGCTGAATTCGAGCCAAAGATTGAAAGATGCGATTGAACTGGTGGGAGGATTTACGGAAGATGCCGATATCGGCAGTATCAACTTGGCTGAATTCGTCAAAGACGAACAGCATTATGTCGTTACCAAAATAGGCGAAACTCCTTCGCCTCAAACTGTTTCATCCAATACAGGTACAACAACTCCAAACACAGCGAATAACAACGCTCTTATCAATATCAATACGGCAACAAAGGAAGAATTGAAGTCATTAAACGGAATTGGTGACGCGTTATCCCAAAGAATCATTGATTTCAGAGAACAGAACGGTGCTTTTTCCGATATTGAATCTATCAAGAGCGTATCCGGTATCGGAGAGAAAAAATTTGAAGGAATCAAAGATTATATTACAGTTCAATGA